In the Ornithodoros turicata isolate Travis chromosome 5, ASM3712646v1, whole genome shotgun sequence genome, TGAAGAACAAAACTTACGCAGATGTGTCCACGTTGTGTCGGATCCTCACCCCACACAGGGTGAGGAAAGACCAGAAGGACCCTCTGAAACGGCTTCCTGTCAGTGATGCGTTCTCGGAACATGGGTTCGGTAGCAATTTTCAAGAGCCTTCCATCTATGGTCTTCCTCACCTAGAAAGCCTCCTTACGACATTTGATGCTTTCTCTGTTATGCAACCATCTGATCAACTTCCGGAAAGGAGGTTCCTTCTCAGAGAAAAACAAGACGTATCCAATCCGACGACGGAATCTTATCATTCATGTTCACACCCCGTTCGTCTTATGAGACGACAACAGAAGGTGAGAACCTTCGCTCCTCCGACCACCTTGCCAAATAATCTTTCCGAAAGATGGGAGCCCGTTGTCAGTGGCGCCAACATACACGATCAGCCAAGGAACAGTCTCAAAGGATACCTCGCGAGCAACGCTTCGACGAGGACTCCTGCAACTTCTCCGTCAGCAAATCAATTCGTATCAAAAGCCGGGCAGTCTGATACAGCAGAACTAAGTGTTCACGAATTAACGAAAAGTGACACGAGGGATCATGGCACTTATTCTAACGGTGCCTTGCAAGTCAGGGAAGAACCAACAGCCCTTTGCAGCATACCGAAGACTCTTCTCAAAAAGCCACCTAAGGTTGCTTTACCGACGATCGAAGACGAAGCCTTACGTCTGGAGGCCGAGGAAGAAACACCATTACTGTGCGCAGAAACAACGTCTAGGAAAATCCCTTCGTATGTCGAGCTTTCGATACTCCGGTCTCCGTACTCCAGAAAAAAGGAAGGCACTGTAAGTTCTCAACGTCGAACACAGGACAGTTCATGTCCATTTTCAAAACTAGAGCTAAGGTATAAGTCAGACAGGTCGACATCGAAGCTGCTAAACAGGTCCTTTGCTTCCATCCATTCTTGGACCCGCAAAAATTTCGTGCAGAACAGAACACCAGTTGAAGAAAGCACCATGTTGTGTTCTTCAGGTCCTTCAAGCGAAGTGAAGGAATATAGGAAATGCGAAACGGAACCTCAGACATACACGGGATGCGTGTACATGGACCCGACATCTAGCAGTCCGCCATCAGATATTCAATGTCCATCGCTGTTTCTGCTTGACATACCAAGAGAGCACGAAATACGTGCTAAGGCTAATAAGGTCACTGCAGAGAACAACAATGAAACAGTCTCGGCACCTGCAGCACCAGCTGAACCTCCCACAGAACTACCTGGAAGGACACGCAAAGAAATCAAGCTTGCTATAACACAGAACGACATCATACAATGTTTAAACAGGATCGTAGGATCGAAGCCTCCCACGGTTCCAGAAGACAACAGGGTGTTTCCAGAAATACCGGCTAAACAGGAGGCGGTGTCCGGTTTTGACTTGATGCAAGACGTGCTTCTTAACGAGGACGTTCTAAATACGAGTCAGAGTTCCCAACCTGACGGAATCCCAAAAGGACATTATGCCCGGCATAAACCGGACGTAGAAGCGTTCAATCAGCCACTTTCCCGTTTACGAAGAGGTGACTTGAAGAATATGCTGAAAGAAATTTTAGAGGAAGAATACTCGCATGTTCTTCAGCTCTCAGCCCAAGCCGTAACGTCAGCCCAAAGCACAACAGCACCTCCAGTTCCTTTCGAACACGAACACCCTCAAGCGCTTACGCACGACCATTGTAAAAGTACGAGCAAAGAATCGTCAACTAGCTGGACACGCAGGAAATGTTCTGCGGCAAAATCATCTTCGCCGAAGGTTAGCCGCACAGAAGATAGGTTTGTAACCCCGCGTTCAAGCGGCGAAGCTAATAAAACCAACGAATTCGATTTGCAACCGTCGACAGGAACACAGCCGCCATATTCGACAGGAGGAACGTTAGCCGATATGTCATCCTCCAGAAACGCTACGACTCAAACTATCACCGCAAGGACTACTACTGATACTACAACACAAGAAACATCATCAATGTCTACGCGAAGGTTTTACACGGATTTAAGTTTCCCTGAAATCGACATTGACTCGGTACCGGTACGCGGGTCTGAGGGAGACGCAACCAAGACATCCAAGAATACGACTACTACGGCTACAGCCACCACACAGACAACGGAAAATAGTTTGACAGAAGGCGGTCATACACAGTTGCAGGCGATGGAAACGACGAAGCTCTTATCTGAAGTCACTGTCTCCAGTTCCTCAGAATCAAAGATGGCAACATACAGTCGCGGTACAAAGCGCTTTCCTGTTGCTCAGTCCAAAACGAGACTTCGATTCAGCCCAGGGAAACGGACTCATCAGGAATATTACACTGAAAGGAAGTGTTATGTACCTCGAAGCTCCAAATGCGCCCCAAAAGAATATAGAGAAGGCAAGCTTGTAGAAGTGGTACCCTCACCCGAGGTGTTATTCTCTCAACCTCACACAAGCAAAGTCGCGACACCAAAGATTGCTTGCCCTGATAGAACATCACCTCTTGTAAAGAAGAAAGCTCGGGAAGGGATCGTGTTAGTGCCTTCCGAAGAAGTAGATCCTATTCAAGAAAAGTGTCGTGGCGTAGCAAGAACGTCCCGTACCTTCTCCTCTGCGAGCCGAGCTGGTGTAAAGTTCTCGTCCATGACTAGCAGCAAATCCTATGACTCAAGTGCAAATGGACAAACGCATCAGACATGTACGTACCTACTCTTACTATCTACTAAGTTGGACTACCCAGTTGGACTAAATAGTATGCCGTTCTTAAGCTGTACTATCCGGTACCATTGCTAAAACATGCAGGTGCCACCACAATAGCTACAAGAACGATACCGAAATCGGCGTCATTCCACGGCATACTTCTTTCTGACAGACAAGACAGCGTCGACCGTCAACGTGATCTAGTTCCGCGTTCCAAGTCCTACACAGAATACTGGCTTAAGACCGTTTCCCTCTACAAGGATGTTCCAACCAGTCAACTGTCGCCTTCGTCTGGTTCCTCTGACGACATTACGGAAAGAGAATCAATGTCGCCAAACTTCCCCAATCTGGACAGCGAACCACAGTTAGGGATGTCAGACGATGGCAACCTGGAGAGCTTTACCTGTGGCAACCAAATGAATCCCCTCTTGAGGACTTTCCTGTACTTGCAGAACTCGGCGTACCTGCCTTCTGTAACGCAGAATACTCCCAAGTCAACCACGTACGTGAGCTACGACCCTAAAGGCACTCTTGCGTCTTCGCATGTCGCGCAGCTGTATCAACCAAATGAGATGCCGAATAAGTTCCGAACATCAACCCAGTTCCAGCCTGACACCATTCAAGCCAACGCGCGTGCTTCGTTCGCCATACGGTCAGGCGCAGACTCCAGCATCATTCCAGCGTCATCTCAGCACAACACCGCTTTCGACACAACGGTCCTCAAGTGTGACCAAGGCAGGCATATTTATGGCGCGCATAATAAGAGGAAAAACTTTTCACCCGACCCTACAACCACACTCGCCGAACAGGCTAGCTTCGAAGACAGTTCCAGCAGCGGTCCCCAAAAATCGTTGAAGAAAATGTTGAGAAAGAGAGCTCCATACCGTACACCTTTTCCGCTCTGCAGCAGTTCACGATCGAGCCCTGCTGCTCCCAACACACTGACGATGCTGAGACGGGCCAATTCCGCAGAATATGCGACGCTTTCTAAGACCCAAAGTCTCTACCGGAGCCGAGTAGGGCAGCCCCAGGATGTCGGAGAAGAGAAACCGCTGAAGAAGTGCATCAGCGCACTTTCGTACTTGGAGAGGGATCATCTATGGAGGCAGGACTCTCTTCCGTTTCAACAGTGGCTAAACGCGGCGAGGAGAGCATCCCTAAGACCTGTAGAAGGTGATGGAGGATCTCTGATGGACGCCTCCGATAATGTCATCGTGCTCATGTCGAGCGGGTCTACAGAGGAGGAAGAGATGCATAGCTTGTCGTCGGCTCCTATGCAGAGTTACTTGGACGAAGAGGATACATCGGTCACAGAGGGAGGGAATGTTTGAAGCTGCTAGCGCTTTTATATCGTAGTAGGACGTATAACTACTTCATCCTGAACAGGGAGCTGTCGCTTGTTAGTGTCAATAGTGATTTTCAATCCTATCAATAAAGATATTTTTAAATATTGGTTCTTCATGTTTATCGTATCTGTTAGGGTTACTACTATCGGGAGGTGCCCGAGACATATAGCTGTTTCACCCCCACATA is a window encoding:
- the LOC135396251 gene encoding uncharacterized protein LOC135396251, with the translated sequence MHAVRIILVLFAWTTSQRNAASSFIRRRAVDTLQSKQPPRNLEVDIEESPQWQMENSVRKRRGREGILFIPKPTPSPAPTYYTADQAAGKRCSDDFDCMRVLGQVCKLPKRASTGTCQCPESTPVRVTEHGQPRCVSARQILEDCTDTAECAFLNPYVECVNQICICSPPNVMKRKDLCIPATNTTNEAVHMISVVLTTFGIVGVPAAIIGRIIIAKERQRRACLERLSARSRRRCHRDESQMDLFTTGVRRIFNECKDKIQDMVSRKPAVTPQVEGLSDVEGRPTRTSHEITVEAEVHMADEPIDFEEMASLVSELGRAERWNSEEASTAKTSKSSLTSSNSAGSLDASRVTSRVTSPNAAMCFEDQRPGHVEQIQLNSSAPLSNPADEDERRDMSSSADLAEIVKIVIDQLMKTQSLNILAGHRRSERQDTDDGTMTDAVKAVYSRTLLKMRERLHAMAAQESRSIDQVSLGDSCRTSGPRKETVQRLAPRDKGCGQVKNKTYADVSTLCRILTPHRVRKDQKDPLKRLPVSDAFSEHGFGSNFQEPSIYGLPHLESLLTTFDAFSVMQPSDQLPERRFLLREKQDVSNPTTESYHSCSHPVRLMRRQQKVRTFAPPTTLPNNLSERWEPVVSGANIHDQPRNSLKGYLASNASTRTPATSPSANQFVSKAGQSDTAELSVHELTKSDTRDHGTYSNGALQVREEPTALCSIPKTLLKKPPKVALPTIEDEALRLEAEEETPLLCAETTSRKIPSYVELSILRSPYSRKKEGTVSSQRRTQDSSCPFSKLELRYKSDRSTSKLLNRSFASIHSWTRKNFVQNRTPVEESTMLCSSGPSSEVKEYRKCETEPQTYTGCVYMDPTSSSPPSDIQCPSLFLLDIPREHEIRAKANKVTAENNNETVSAPAAPAEPPTELPGRTRKEIKLAITQNDIIQCLNRIVGSKPPTVPEDNRVFPEIPAKQEAVSGFDLMQDVLLNEDVLNTSQSSQPDGIPKGHYARHKPDVEAFNQPLSRLRRGDLKNMLKEILEEEYSHVLQLSAQAVTSAQSTTAPPVPFEHEHPQALTHDHCKSTSKESSTSWTRRKCSAAKSSSPKVSRTEDRFVTPRSSGEANKTNEFDLQPSTGTQPPYSTGGTLADMSSSRNATTQTITARTTTDTTTQETSSMSTRRFYTDLSFPEIDIDSVPVRGSEGDATKTSKNTTTTATATTQTTENSLTEGGHTQLQAMETTKLLSEVTVSSSSESKMATYSRGTKRFPVAQSKTRLRFSPGKRTHQEYYTERKCYVPRSSKCAPKEYREGKLVEVVPSPEVLFSQPHTSKVATPKIACPDRTSPLVKKKAREGIVLVPSEEVDPIQEKCRGVARTSRTFSSASRAGVKFSSMTSSKSYDSSANGQTHQTCATTIATRTIPKSASFHGILLSDRQDSVDRQRDLVPRSKSYTEYWLKTVSLYKDVPTSQLSPSSGSSDDITERESMSPNFPNLDSEPQLGMSDDGNLESFTCGNQMNPLLRTFLYLQNSAYLPSVTQNTPKSTTYVSYDPKGTLASSHVAQLYQPNEMPNKFRTSTQFQPDTIQANARASFAIRSGADSSIIPASSQHNTAFDTTVLKCDQGRHIYGAHNKRKNFSPDPTTTLAEQASFEDSSSSGPQKSLKKMLRKRAPYRTPFPLCSSSRSSPAAPNTLTMLRRANSAEYATLSKTQSLYRSRVGQPQDVGEEKPLKKCISALSYLERDHLWRQDSLPFQQWLNAARRASLRPVEGDGGSLMDASDNVIVLMSSGSTEEEEMHSLSSAPMQSYLDEEDTSVTEGGNV